One Phoenix dactylifera cultivar Barhee BC4 chromosome 14, palm_55x_up_171113_PBpolish2nd_filt_p, whole genome shotgun sequence DNA window includes the following coding sequences:
- the LOC103717530 gene encoding uncharacterized protein ycf20 isoform X3: MACGSLSVPAALASLSLGSETKMFFQRSRMPPRKYSSRNLRIRAVQETEGPRRLVDIIRIIPEVSRNYFRSRSRRALFGGISLLGGFYVAQTISLSFGALGVNDVIAAVLCVLLTEYATKFYYSRPKITFPLALLNNFKMGFTYGLFIDAFKLAS, from the coding sequence ATGGCATGTGGTTCATTATCTGTCCCTGCTGCCCTTGCCAGCCTTAGCCTTGGTTCAGAAACAAAAATGTTTTTTCAGAGATCCAGAATGCCTCCTCGTAAATACTCATCTAGGAACCTCAGAATCCGTGCAGTACAAGAAACTGAGGGGCCACGGAGGTTGGTTGACATCATTCGTATCATCCCAGAGGTCTCAAGGAACTATTTCAGAAGCCGTTCTCGGCGAGCGCTTTTTGGTGGTATCTCATTACTAGGAGGCTTCTATGTTGCACAGACCATTTCTCTGTCCTTCGGTGCTTTGGGTGTGAATGATGTGATTGCTGCAGTGTTGTGTGTTCTTCTTACAGAGTATGCCACTAAATTTTATTATAGTCGGCCTAAGATAACCTTTCCTCTTGCCCTCCTCAACAACTTTAAGATGGGATTCACTTATGGCCTTTTTATTGATGCTTTCAAGCTGGCTAGTTGA
- the LOC103717530 gene encoding ycf20-like protein isoform X1 — protein sequence MLHVFIYLFRALCLCILTFLLIIVSPMACGSLSVPAALASLSLGSETKMFFQRSRMPPRKYSSRNLRIRAVQETEGPRRLVDIIRIIPEVSRNYFRSRSRRALFGGISLLGGFYVAQTISLSFGALGVNDVIAAVLCVLLTEYATKFYYSRPKITFPLALLNNFKMGFTYGLFIDAFKLAS from the coding sequence ATGCTgcatgtttttatttatttatttagagcaTTATGTCTTTGTATTCTGACTTTTCTTTTGATTATAGTGTCTCCAATGGCATGTGGTTCATTATCTGTCCCTGCTGCCCTTGCCAGCCTTAGCCTTGGTTCAGAAACAAAAATGTTTTTTCAGAGATCCAGAATGCCTCCTCGTAAATACTCATCTAGGAACCTCAGAATCCGTGCAGTACAAGAAACTGAGGGGCCACGGAGGTTGGTTGACATCATTCGTATCATCCCAGAGGTCTCAAGGAACTATTTCAGAAGCCGTTCTCGGCGAGCGCTTTTTGGTGGTATCTCATTACTAGGAGGCTTCTATGTTGCACAGACCATTTCTCTGTCCTTCGGTGCTTTGGGTGTGAATGATGTGATTGCTGCAGTGTTGTGTGTTCTTCTTACAGAGTATGCCACTAAATTTTATTATAGTCGGCCTAAGATAACCTTTCCTCTTGCCCTCCTCAACAACTTTAAGATGGGATTCACTTATGGCCTTTTTATTGATGCTTTCAAGCTGGCTAGTTGA
- the LOC103717530 gene encoding uncharacterized protein ycf20 isoform X2 gives MNSLFERYVSPMACGSLSVPAALASLSLGSETKMFFQRSRMPPRKYSSRNLRIRAVQETEGPRRLVDIIRIIPEVSRNYFRSRSRRALFGGISLLGGFYVAQTISLSFGALGVNDVIAAVLCVLLTEYATKFYYSRPKITFPLALLNNFKMGFTYGLFIDAFKLAS, from the coding sequence TGTCTCCAATGGCATGTGGTTCATTATCTGTCCCTGCTGCCCTTGCCAGCCTTAGCCTTGGTTCAGAAACAAAAATGTTTTTTCAGAGATCCAGAATGCCTCCTCGTAAATACTCATCTAGGAACCTCAGAATCCGTGCAGTACAAGAAACTGAGGGGCCACGGAGGTTGGTTGACATCATTCGTATCATCCCAGAGGTCTCAAGGAACTATTTCAGAAGCCGTTCTCGGCGAGCGCTTTTTGGTGGTATCTCATTACTAGGAGGCTTCTATGTTGCACAGACCATTTCTCTGTCCTTCGGTGCTTTGGGTGTGAATGATGTGATTGCTGCAGTGTTGTGTGTTCTTCTTACAGAGTATGCCACTAAATTTTATTATAGTCGGCCTAAGATAACCTTTCCTCTTGCCCTCCTCAACAACTTTAAGATGGGATTCACTTATGGCCTTTTTATTGATGCTTTCAAGCTGGCTAGTTGA